A single genomic interval of Rosistilla ulvae harbors:
- a CDS encoding lipoate--protein ligase family protein, whose product MQLLDRSLTDSAENLALDEALLEMAEAADSQRDSEILRLWKFDSPVVVVGRASKIADEVNREFCDQVSIPILRRCSGGTSVTVGPGCLLYSLILNTDLRPELKDLDRVHQFVMQTICEAVGSLLGRVKFQGTCDLTWQNRKFSGNSLRVARRHVLYHGTLLYDFPIELVQNTLRVPPRQPDYREGRSHDQFVINLPLGEQQLRNALAKAFAAHTNMQQWPVERVHQLVESRYGKPEWNFRH is encoded by the coding sequence ATGCAGTTACTCGATCGATCATTGACCGACAGTGCCGAAAACCTGGCGCTCGACGAAGCTTTGCTCGAAATGGCCGAAGCGGCCGACAGCCAACGCGACAGCGAAATCCTACGGCTCTGGAAATTCGACAGCCCCGTCGTTGTCGTCGGACGTGCGTCGAAGATCGCCGACGAAGTCAACCGCGAGTTTTGCGACCAGGTCTCGATCCCAATCCTGCGACGGTGCAGCGGCGGCACCTCGGTCACCGTGGGCCCCGGATGCCTACTCTATTCGTTGATCCTCAACACCGACCTCCGCCCCGAATTAAAGGACCTCGATCGAGTCCACCAGTTTGTGATGCAAACGATCTGCGAGGCGGTCGGCAGCCTGCTGGGCCGGGTGAAATTCCAAGGAACGTGCGACCTGACATGGCAAAATCGCAAGTTCTCCGGCAACAGCTTGCGAGTCGCTCGCCGACATGTGCTCTATCACGGCACACTGCTGTACGATTTCCCGATCGAATTGGTGCAAAACACCCTCCGCGTCCCCCCTCGCCAACCCGACTATCGCGAAGGGCGATCGCACGACCAGTTCGTTATCAACCTGCCGCTGGGCGAACAGCAACTGCGAAACGCCCTGGCGAAAGCCTTTGCAGCCCATACGAACATGCAACAATGGCCCGTAGAACGTGTCCATCAATTAGTGGAATCGCGTTACGGAAAGCCCGAGTGGAATTTCCGGCATTAG